One genomic window of Methanosalsum zhilinae DSM 4017 includes the following:
- the pylS gene encoding pyrrolysine--tRNA(Pyl) ligase: protein MTRRSLESLVSEKEVWLSRKGLLHEIKDYSVTQRYINIYTTCGESFSVRNSRRGRASRVLRNNKYRKICKHCKVPDEKISKFLQKASVDSTAKVKVVSSTKPSQSKKAVPKAVKAKKKGTENSNGSLIQSKVKDQGSVNAISSGQPRSKIQPTEERNNIPAFTPSQKKRLEALLMPEEVIPDPSENLNFQELESSLVNRRKKDIVKIYEDDRENQLGKIERIITKFFVDRGFLEIKSPILIPIEYIERMGITEDKELFEQVFKVDKNMCLRPMLAPGLYNHLRKFDKVLPDPIRIFEIGPCYRKESDGSQHLEEFTMLNFCQMGSMCTRKTLENLIDELLEFMDIEYEIVSDNCHVYGATIDVLHKDMELASAVVGPIPKDADWGITKPWIGAGFGLERLLKVMHNYKNIRRASRSESYYNGITTNL from the coding sequence ACAAGAAGGTCCCTTGAATCTCTGGTATCCGAAAAAGAAGTCTGGTTATCCAGAAAAGGTCTTCTTCATGAAATTAAAGATTACAGTGTTACACAGAGATATATTAATATCTATACTACCTGCGGGGAATCATTTTCTGTAAGAAACTCAAGAAGAGGGAGAGCTTCAAGGGTTTTAAGAAATAACAAATATAGGAAAATCTGTAAACATTGTAAAGTACCTGATGAAAAAATATCTAAATTCTTACAGAAGGCAAGTGTGGATTCTACTGCAAAAGTAAAAGTGGTTTCATCTACAAAACCATCTCAATCTAAGAAAGCGGTCCCTAAGGCTGTAAAAGCGAAAAAAAAGGGAACAGAAAACAGTAATGGATCTCTTATACAATCAAAAGTTAAAGATCAAGGGTCAGTCAATGCTATATCATCAGGACAGCCTCGATCAAAAATTCAGCCAACGGAAGAAAGAAATAATATTCCTGCATTCACACCCAGTCAGAAAAAAAGGCTCGAAGCACTCCTTATGCCTGAGGAAGTCATTCCTGATCCATCCGAAAATCTCAATTTCCAGGAACTTGAATCAAGTCTGGTCAACCGAAGAAAAAAAGATATTGTAAAAATCTATGAGGATGACAGAGAAAATCAATTGGGTAAAATTGAAAGAATCATAACTAAATTTTTTGTAGATAGAGGTTTTCTTGAGATTAAATCACCAATTCTGATACCTATTGAATATATTGAAAGGATGGGGATTACAGAAGATAAAGAATTGTTCGAACAGGTATTCAAGGTTGATAAAAACATGTGCCTTAGACCTATGCTGGCACCTGGACTGTACAATCACCTGAGAAAGTTTGATAAAGTTCTACCGGATCCTATAAGGATATTTGAAATTGGCCCCTGCTATAGAAAAGAATCTGACGGAAGCCAGCATCTGGAAGAGTTTACAATGCTGAATTTCTGCCAGATGGGATCGATGTGCACACGAAAGACCCTGGAAAATTTGATAGATGAATTACTGGAATTTATGGATATTGAATATGAAATCGTATCTGATAACTGCCATGTATATGGAGCTACTATTGATGTTCTTCACAAAGATATGGAACTTGCATCTGCTGTTGTTGGGCCAATTCCAAAAGATGCAGACTGGGGAATCACAAAACCATGGATCGGTGCTGGATTTGGTCTTGAACGTTTGCTCAAAGTCATGCATAATTATAAGAATATAAGACGTGCGAGCAGATCTGAGTCGTATTATAATGGCATAACTACAAATCTCTAA
- the pylB gene encoding methylornithine synthase PylB — MFEKMDYDDLDRFFEMIVNGHELSDKEIKSLLSMDQPEDIEKLYYLSRNIRNHFFSNKVFLYSFVYYSTYCKNRCSFCYYNSINDINRYRLSIEDIINISRQLKDEGVHMVDLTMGEDPYFHSDPSKLVDLVKLVKNEIQLPIMISPGVIDKNTLNALRINGANFYALYQETYDSGLYKDLRVGQSYQDRIDTRNYARKIGYCIEDGILTGIEDNLDSTIISLKGLKKSDPDMVRAMTFVPQPGTPFENQIQNSSQMELKIIAILRLMFPDRLIPASLDLEGIEGMISRLNAGANVVTSIIPSDSTLEGVVNYDRDFEIRKRDAVSVIKKIREMGMVPAEQSDFNKILGL, encoded by the coding sequence TTGTTTGAAAAAATGGATTATGATGACTTGGATCGTTTCTTTGAAATGATAGTAAATGGCCATGAACTTTCGGATAAAGAGATCAAAAGCCTTCTTTCGATGGATCAGCCTGAAGATATTGAAAAATTATATTATCTATCTCGAAATATCAGAAACCATTTTTTTAGTAACAAAGTTTTTTTATATAGTTTTGTTTACTATTCAACATACTGCAAAAACAGATGTTCTTTTTGCTATTATAACAGTATTAACGATATCAACAGATACCGTCTGAGCATTGAGGATATTATCAATATCAGTCGACAGCTAAAAGATGAAGGAGTACACATGGTGGATCTGACCATGGGTGAAGATCCGTATTTTCACTCAGATCCTTCAAAACTTGTTGATCTTGTGAAACTTGTAAAAAATGAAATCCAGCTTCCAATAATGATATCTCCTGGTGTTATAGACAAAAATACTCTGAATGCTCTGCGAATAAATGGTGCTAATTTTTATGCACTGTATCAGGAAACTTATGATTCAGGTCTATATAAAGACCTTCGTGTTGGACAGTCATATCAGGACAGGATAGATACAAGAAACTACGCCAGAAAAATTGGATACTGTATCGAAGATGGAATTCTCACAGGAATTGAGGATAATCTGGATTCTACAATTATCTCCTTAAAAGGTCTGAAAAAAAGTGATCCTGATATGGTAAGAGCTATGACATTTGTTCCTCAGCCAGGAACACCTTTTGAAAATCAAATACAGAACTCAAGCCAGATGGAACTTAAAATAATAGCTATACTTCGATTGATGTTCCCTGATCGGTTGATACCTGCATCTCTTGATCTGGAAGGCATTGAAGGAATGATAAGCAGACTTAATGCTGGAGCAAATGTTGTAACTTCGATCATTCCCTCAGATTCAACCCTTGAAGGTGTTGTAAACTATGACAGAGATTTTGAAATAAGAAAAAGAGATGCAGTAAGTGTCATTAAAAAAATAAGAGAGATGGGGATGGTTCCTGCAGAACAATCTGATTTTAATAAAATTTTAGGGCTTTAG
- the pylC gene encoding 3-methylornithine--L-lysine ligase PylC encodes MKTICLIGGKLQGFEVTYLAKKAGYRTVLIDRNKDALINNFVDEFYCFDIIENYENLIDISKCVDAIIPLNENLSTINFLKYMKHELSCPLLFDFNAYFLSRDKKRSKEFFKKIGVPTPLDKPLDPPFFVKPSCESSSVGTAIIYDIRELDRLGNDMIIEEYVPGDVISLEVVGDGVNFTVARETKVHIDDTNDCNMITPYKNHPYFRDITYDLAKNLKLKGIMDVEAIINEDGLKVIEIDSRFPSQTPIVVFHSSGINLLELLFQAITETVTEIKKAPEMSYCILEHLMDKNGQVVSIGEQLLSHGSNYNEYYTSKGIEIFECCSKERMFTLITWGHDVSEAENNRKEGIEIIEKRCKSLQEKKNGTSNT; translated from the coding sequence ATGAAAACAATTTGTCTTATTGGCGGCAAATTGCAGGGTTTTGAAGTAACCTATCTTGCAAAAAAAGCCGGGTACAGAACTGTTTTAATTGACAGAAATAAAGATGCCCTTATCAATAATTTTGTTGATGAATTTTACTGTTTTGATATAATTGAAAATTATGAAAATCTAATTGATATTTCAAAATGTGTAGATGCAATCATACCTTTAAATGAAAACCTTTCTACAATTAACTTCCTAAAATATATGAAACATGAACTTTCATGTCCATTACTTTTTGATTTCAATGCATATTTCCTGAGCAGAGATAAAAAAAGGTCCAAGGAATTTTTTAAAAAAATCGGAGTGCCCACACCTCTAGATAAACCCCTTGATCCGCCATTCTTTGTGAAGCCTTCCTGCGAAAGTAGCAGTGTTGGAACTGCTATAATATATGATATTCGTGAATTGGATCGCTTAGGCAATGACATGATTATTGAAGAATATGTTCCAGGAGACGTCATATCCCTTGAAGTTGTAGGTGATGGGGTTAATTTTACAGTTGCCCGGGAAACAAAAGTGCATATAGACGATACTAATGACTGTAATATGATAACCCCTTATAAGAATCATCCATATTTCAGGGATATTACATATGATCTTGCAAAGAACCTCAAATTAAAAGGAATAATGGATGTTGAAGCAATTATCAATGAAGATGGACTTAAAGTAATTGAAATAGATTCAAGATTCCCAAGTCAAACACCTATTGTTGTATTTCATTCATCTGGTATCAACCTCCTGGAACTTCTTTTTCAGGCTATCACAGAAACTGTCACAGAAATAAAAAAAGCTCCTGAAATGTCATATTGCATATTGGAGCATCTGATGGATAAAAACGGACAGGTTGTATCAATAGGCGAACAGCTATTATCCCATGGGAGCAATTATAATGAATACTATACGAGCAAAGGAATTGAAATATTTGAATGCTGTAGTAAAGAGAGAATGTTTACATTGATAACATGGGGACATGATGTTTCAGAGGCGGAGAATAATAGAAAAGAAGGTATTGAAATAATTGAAAAACGATGCAAATCATTGCAGGAGAAGAAAAATGGCACTTCTAACACCTGA
- the pylD gene encoding 3-methylornithyl-N6-L-lysine dehydrogenase PylD: MALLTPEDLENLLDKLEYNEKVIKKVTGFEIKQICEETYGTFPDSEVVGIVPVTSGNGIIDNFTASLAAIVNHFGLKGFVTEHTDISGYNEAVSRRADIIMMADDHIFIAHNLKNGKISTNHECTGIIYSEIAARYLHADSTDILVIGLGRVGYAGASHLAKKGFNVYACDPNIEFLEKAVKELGVKPYERNSGKKFSMIMEATPCKDTISEGMVSDRCLVSTPGIPCGLPENIGKKYKVDMVMEPLVIGVASMLYSVFDETAKFND; this comes from the coding sequence ATGGCACTTCTAACACCTGAAGATCTCGAAAACCTTTTAGATAAACTTGAATATAATGAAAAGGTCATAAAAAAAGTGACCGGTTTTGAAATAAAGCAAATATGTGAAGAGACATATGGTACATTTCCAGATTCTGAGGTTGTAGGAATTGTCCCGGTAACTTCTGGAAATGGAATTATTGACAACTTTACGGCTTCACTTGCTGCGATTGTGAATCATTTCGGACTGAAAGGATTCGTTACAGAGCATACTGACATATCCGGATATAATGAAGCTGTAAGCAGAAGAGCAGATATAATAATGATGGCAGACGACCATATTTTTATTGCACATAATCTGAAGAACGGAAAGATATCCACTAATCATGAATGTACAGGAATCATCTATTCCGAAATAGCAGCCAGATACCTGCATGCAGATTCAACTGATATACTTGTTATAGGGCTTGGAAGGGTTGGGTATGCCGGTGCCTCTCATCTTGCAAAAAAGGGATTTAACGTGTATGCATGCGATCCGAATATTGAATTCCTCGAAAAAGCAGTAAAGGAACTTGGGGTCAAGCCCTATGAAAGAAATAGTGGAAAGAAATTTTCAATGATCATGGAAGCAACCCCATGCAAGGATACAATATCTGAAGGAATGGTTTCAGATAGATGCCTGGTGTCCACTCCTGGAATTCCGTGTGGACTTCCGGAAAATATAGGTAAAAAATATAAAGTAGATATGGTAATGGAACCTCTTGTTATTGGAGTTGCTTCAATGCTCTACTCGGTATTTGATGAAACCGCAAAATTTAATGACTAG
- the hsp20 gene encoding archaeal heat shock protein Hsp20, translated as MVDRRRRRKSFFDDFFGSGFEDFENMIEEMIEKFGVDANELSRHPFVYGFSLTQKPGEEPEIREFGNVPSSKRGNDTEGHKVRIDERKPLIDVLETDSDIHVIAEMPGIEKEDISLNATDSSVELKASRGDRKYSEYIDLPAKIDPDTAKATYKNGVLEIIFKKSASQKSKTIDIE; from the coding sequence ATGGTAGACAGAAGACGAAGAAGAAAAAGTTTTTTTGATGATTTCTTTGGTTCCGGATTTGAAGATTTTGAAAATATGATCGAAGAAATGATCGAAAAATTTGGAGTAGATGCAAATGAACTTTCACGACACCCCTTTGTCTATGGTTTTTCACTCACACAGAAACCAGGTGAAGAGCCGGAAATCAGAGAATTTGGAAATGTCCCTTCCTCCAAGCGTGGAAATGATACAGAAGGACATAAGGTGCGGATTGATGAACGAAAGCCCTTAATAGACGTACTTGAAACAGATAGCGACATACATGTGATCGCTGAGATGCCTGGTATAGAAAAAGAAGATATAAGTCTAAACGCAACCGATTCTTCAGTTGAACTCAAAGCATCACGTGGTGATAGAAAATATTCAGAGTACATAGATCTGCCTGCAAAGATCGATCCTGACACTGCAAAGGCAACTTACAAAAATGGTGTCCTAGAAATCATTTTCAAAAAATCAGCATCTCAAAAGAGCAAAACTATCGACATCGAATAA
- a CDS encoding DUF6951 family protein, translating into MTSELTVNSNVCDFVHKIKGEMKGDTIEINIKTPCKKIQKMSHMEVPISEIFGFRDNYVTQKAQEAECTPTCLVPCAVLHACYLEMGMMSKSLVKKVENISIEFD; encoded by the coding sequence ATGACATCAGAACTTACCGTTAACTCAAATGTGTGTGACTTTGTCCATAAAATAAAGGGAGAAATGAAAGGAGATACCATAGAAATCAATATCAAGACTCCATGTAAAAAGATCCAGAAAATGTCACACATGGAGGTACCAATATCTGAAATCTTTGGATTCAGGGATAATTATGTAACACAGAAAGCCCAGGAAGCAGAATGTACTCCTACATGTCTGGTACCATGTGCTGTTCTTCATGCATGTTATTTAGAAATGGGAATGATGTCAAAATCTCTTGTAAAAAAGGTTGAAAACATTAGCATTGAATTCGATTGA
- the mbhE gene encoding hydrogen gas-evolving membrane-bound hydrogenase subunit E translates to MDQSVAIILAIFLPFIFAILVPYVEKIFKHRIGWYASFTALLTFILIATAAPTIIAGKTVQYSVKWLPSVGVDFGIYVDGLSLLIAFLASGIAIMIMAYSNEYMSHKEDLAAYYKYILLFMGSMIGMVFSANTIQLFIFWELTSITSFLLIGYWKHKPQSVYGAKKSLILSAGCGGLVMFVGFLLLRSITGTFDIPTIISDPSMISTIQGHELFVITLVFIFIGAAAKSAQGPFYIWLPNAMEAPTPVSAFLHSATMVKAGLYLVARVHPIFSGTEAWLILVAGTGMITMIGAGFLALRQTDIKGLLAYSTISQLAYIMTMYGYTTYQEPGIGVTAATFHLLNHATFKATLFLMVGIVAHEAATRDIRKLGGLRREMPFTFIIATIGALAMAGVPPLNGFLSKEMFYESSVVMGNTLGTPYTFIIPAVAVLGGVLTFAYSIKIIDGIFLGKRQDDHLPKKIHDPSAVMLVPTAALAFLVVLFGVFPSIPVNLIIEPAVAGILLETVSLNVKLWHGLTPELFMTVITFVLGILLYTKYDDIARWQDRFNVRHPRISINYYYDKIVGNATYNAGLFSSKFQIGPVKYYMIPILLLAILSILIPITLLSLEMLPVTLNFEIPPYELIVFLLIIITALLAAILPSYLPAVIAVSAMGFLVGIVFIFFLAPDLAITQILVETLTTIIFVLVIAKVPQTFKEHIPRGTLIRDILISVTVASTVFIIMLYAAQGIIPPFESVSHYFLEKSVLLTGGHNVVNVILVDFRSFDTLGEIAVIFLAALGVYNLIHSRGERK, encoded by the coding sequence ATGGATCAATCGGTTGCAATTATACTGGCTATTTTTCTACCGTTCATATTTGCAATCCTGGTTCCATATGTAGAAAAAATTTTCAAACATCGTATTGGGTGGTATGCTTCTTTTACTGCCTTGCTGACCTTTATTCTTATAGCAACTGCTGCTCCAACAATTATTGCAGGGAAAACTGTACAGTATTCAGTCAAATGGCTTCCAAGTGTCGGAGTGGATTTTGGTATATATGTAGATGGCCTCAGTCTATTAATTGCGTTTCTAGCCTCTGGAATTGCAATTATGATAATGGCCTATTCCAATGAATACATGTCTCATAAAGAGGATCTTGCAGCATACTACAAGTATATCTTGCTTTTCATGGGATCCATGATTGGAATGGTTTTTTCTGCAAACACAATACAGCTATTCATATTCTGGGAGCTAACCAGTATTACTTCATTTCTTTTAATCGGATACTGGAAACATAAACCTCAATCAGTATATGGGGCAAAGAAATCACTTATTCTCTCAGCCGGTTGTGGTGGCCTAGTAATGTTTGTAGGCTTTTTGCTTCTCCGGTCTATAACCGGTACTTTTGATATTCCCACCATTATTTCAGATCCTTCAATGATTAGCACAATCCAGGGGCATGAATTATTTGTAATAACACTTGTCTTTATATTCATAGGCGCAGCAGCTAAATCTGCGCAGGGGCCTTTTTATATATGGCTGCCAAACGCAATGGAAGCTCCGACACCTGTTAGTGCCTTTTTGCATTCCGCCACCATGGTAAAAGCAGGTCTGTACCTGGTAGCCCGGGTCCACCCTATATTTTCAGGTACTGAAGCGTGGTTGATTCTAGTTGCAGGTACCGGGATGATCACAATGATAGGAGCTGGGTTTCTGGCTCTTCGTCAAACTGACATCAAAGGCTTACTTGCATATTCCACAATAAGCCAGCTGGCCTATATTATGACAATGTACGGATATACCACATACCAGGAGCCAGGTATAGGAGTGACTGCAGCAACCTTTCACTTATTAAACCATGCAACATTTAAAGCAACATTATTTTTGATGGTTGGTATTGTAGCCCATGAAGCAGCAACAAGGGACATCAGAAAACTCGGGGGCTTACGTCGCGAGATGCCATTCACATTTATTATTGCAACTATTGGAGCTCTTGCCATGGCCGGGGTTCCACCTCTTAATGGTTTTCTTAGTAAAGAGATGTTCTACGAGTCTTCTGTAGTGATGGGAAATACCCTTGGTACCCCTTACACATTTATCATACCAGCAGTAGCGGTACTGGGAGGAGTACTTACATTTGCTTATTCAATAAAAATAATTGATGGGATTTTTCTTGGAAAAAGACAGGATGACCATCTGCCAAAAAAAATACATGATCCATCTGCAGTTATGCTTGTTCCAACCGCAGCCCTTGCATTTTTAGTAGTTCTGTTTGGAGTATTCCCCTCAATTCCAGTAAACCTTATAATAGAACCAGCTGTAGCTGGGATCCTCTTAGAGACAGTGTCACTGAACGTTAAATTATGGCATGGTTTGACTCCGGAGCTTTTCATGACCGTAATTACATTCGTGCTGGGAATACTTCTATACACAAAATATGATGATATAGCCAGATGGCAGGATAGATTCAATGTAAGACACCCAAGGATCAGTATCAACTATTATTATGATAAAATAGTGGGCAATGCTACCTACAATGCTGGCCTATTTTCTAGTAAATTCCAGATAGGACCGGTTAAATATTATATGATCCCAATTCTTCTGCTGGCAATATTATCAATCCTGATCCCGATCACACTACTTTCTCTAGAAATGTTGCCGGTAACATTAAACTTTGAAATACCTCCTTATGAGCTGATCGTGTTCTTACTAATAATAATCACAGCTCTTCTAGCGGCAATATTGCCATCATATCTACCAGCTGTAATTGCGGTATCTGCAATGGGATTCCTGGTAGGAATTGTCTTCATATTCTTCCTGGCACCGGATCTTGCAATCACTCAAATACTTGTAGAAACACTTACTACAATCATATTTGTTCTTGTGATAGCAAAAGTACCACAGACATTCAAAGAGCACATCCCAAGGGGGACCCTAATAAGAGATATTTTAATTTCAGTAACTGTTGCTTCAACGGTTTTTATTATAATGCTTTATGCGGCCCAAGGAATTATACCACCATTTGAGTCGGTATCACACTACTTCCTGGAAAAAAGCGTCCTTCTGACGGGGGGGCACAATGTTGTTAATGTAATTCTTGTAGACTTTAGAAGTTTTGATACCCTTGGTGAAATTGCTGTGATATTCCTTGCTGCACTTGGCGTCTACAACCTGATACACAGCAGGGGGGAAAGAAAATGA
- a CDS encoding monovalent cation/H+ antiporter subunit B, translating into MTTLITRTITKICVPLCVFFSISLLLTGHDKPGGGFIGGVMFAASISLLYISFGLEDSKKYFNPDWSRYFSIGLLLATLAGLGSVFAGYNFFRSAFTFVNIPLIGELEISSAIVFDIGVYLVVIGGLLFIFKKVGDDQ; encoded by the coding sequence ATGACAACACTCATTACCAGAACGATTACTAAAATATGCGTTCCACTGTGTGTATTTTTTTCTATTTCATTGCTACTTACAGGACATGACAAGCCAGGTGGCGGATTTATAGGAGGGGTCATGTTTGCAGCTTCAATTTCACTGCTATATATCTCATTTGGGCTGGAAGATTCAAAAAAATATTTTAATCCTGACTGGAGCCGTTATTTCAGCATTGGCCTTTTACTGGCTACCCTTGCAGGTCTTGGGTCGGTATTTGCAGGATATAATTTCTTCAGAAGTGCCTTCACATTTGTCAATATTCCACTAATAGGAGAACTGGAAATATCTTCGGCTATTGTATTTGATATAGGTGTGTATCTTGTAGTTATTGGTGGATTACTGTTCATTTTCAAAAAAGTTGGTGATGATCAATGA
- a CDS encoding NADH-quinone oxidoreductase subunit K: MNIFLLLTISIAFGIGTFLILRRDIIKMIIGIVILSHSVHMMIVAMGAFDGIKAPIIEGSPDKESGIIFQDSLAEGILAPVVPHTTEVLHMDPLVQAIVLTAIVINLAITAFLLILAYRIYEEYGTMDADELRRLRG, from the coding sequence ATGAATATCTTCTTACTACTTACAATATCAATTGCTTTTGGAATTGGCACATTCCTGATCCTAAGAAGAGATATCATTAAGATGATCATTGGTATTGTGATTCTATCCCATTCAGTCCACATGATGATCGTAGCAATGGGAGCATTTGACGGAATAAAAGCGCCAATTATTGAAGGATCCCCTGATAAAGAATCAGGAATTATTTTCCAGGATTCTCTGGCCGAAGGAATTCTTGCACCTGTGGTTCCTCACACAACAGAAGTATTGCATATGGACCCTCTTGTCCAGGCTATTGTGCTAACAGCTATTGTGATTAATCTGGCAATAACAGCGTTTCTGTTAATACTTGCATACCGGATATATGAAGAATATGGAACTATGGACGCTGACGAATTGCGGAGGCTAAGGGGATGA
- a CDS encoding NADH-quinone oxidoreductase subunit M — protein sequence MNFLDHVVVLLIAIPILVAALMVIIRPFPNIQKWLNLTVSIVLFILSVHLFMQVWNNGIIVYDLGNWGKYGIILVADLLSSGMVALSSVITFLALLFSIDYIEKKSLNSTYHSLFNLLVAGLNGTFLTGDLFNLFVFFEILLIASCGLLIANEKLEITPSSHKMEAVYKYLVLNIVATLFMLIAIASLYATVGTLNMADMAAKIALMNEEGTLPWHLIPTALLFMVVFGNKAAIFPLHFWLPDAHPTAPSPVSAILSGILIKVGAYGFIRFYYLIFEGNLSVFQPIIIFLGLATIIIGSVSAVGQDDIKKVLAYHSIGQIGYVFIGIGMGTAYALAASIVYLMNHAISKSMLFLVSGCIVHKIGTRDMRKIGGLSSSEPFLGLMFLIGIMSIAGLPPTSGFIAKFVLFDAGIDGKFYIPVLIAVIFSLFTLFSMFKSWQRIFWGEIKDNVFDDTHIHENSHMMLLTLVIMAIIILAIGLYAEPILAITIETANQILDPQAYIDAVLEVEVR from the coding sequence ATGAATTTTCTGGATCATGTAGTAGTATTATTGATAGCCATTCCCATTTTAGTGGCAGCTCTAATGGTTATAATAAGACCATTTCCTAATATCCAGAAATGGCTGAACCTGACAGTTTCAATTGTGCTCTTTATCCTAAGTGTTCACCTCTTCATGCAAGTATGGAATAACGGAATAATTGTTTACGATCTGGGAAATTGGGGTAAATATGGGATTATTCTGGTAGCAGATCTCCTCAGCTCAGGTATGGTTGCACTAAGTTCAGTAATTACATTTCTTGCATTATTGTTTTCCATTGATTACATAGAAAAAAAATCACTCAATTCAACATATCATTCCCTGTTCAATCTGCTGGTAGCAGGGCTGAATGGTACATTTCTTACAGGCGACCTGTTCAATCTATTTGTATTCTTCGAAATACTGCTCATAGCCTCATGCGGTCTGCTGATCGCAAATGAAAAACTTGAGATCACGCCCAGCTCCCATAAAATGGAAGCGGTATACAAATATCTTGTATTGAACATAGTAGCCACCCTGTTCATGCTAATTGCAATTGCTTCCCTATACGCTACTGTAGGTACTCTTAACATGGCAGACATGGCAGCTAAAATAGCCCTGATGAATGAAGAAGGAACACTTCCATGGCACTTAATTCCAACAGCGTTATTATTTATGGTGGTCTTTGGAAATAAAGCTGCCATTTTTCCACTTCATTTCTGGCTCCCTGATGCTCATCCAACAGCACCATCCCCGGTTAGTGCGATATTGAGCGGGATACTCATAAAAGTGGGAGCATATGGGTTTATAAGATTCTATTATCTGATATTTGAAGGAAACCTTTCGGTTTTTCAGCCCATAATAATATTCCTGGGTCTTGCAACAATTATTATAGGTTCAGTATCTGCAGTGGGACAGGATGATATTAAAAAAGTACTGGCATATCACAGTATAGGCCAGATAGGATATGTATTCATCGGGATTGGTATGGGAACTGCATATGCTCTTGCAGCATCGATAGTATACCTGATGAACCACGCAATCTCAAAGTCAATGCTTTTTCTGGTTTCAGGATGTATCGTTCATAAGATTGGAACGCGTGACATGAGAAAAATAGGTGGACTATCAAGTAGTGAACCATTTCTTGGACTAATGTTTCTTATAGGAATTATGTCAATTGCAGGCTTGCCTCCAACGTCAGGCTTTATCGCAAAGTTTGTACTATTTGATGCAGGAATAGACGGAAAATTCTATATACCAGTACTGATTGCAGTAATATTTTCACTGTTCACACTTTTTTCCATGTTCAAATCGTGGCAGAGAATATTCTGGGGGGAAATAAAGGATAATGTTTTTGATGATACACATATCCATGAAAATTCGCATATGATGCTGCTCACCCTGGTCATAATGGCGATTATTATACTTGCTATAGGATTGTATGCAGAACCAATACTTGCAATTACAATCGAAACCGCAAATCAAATCCTTGATCCTCAGGCTTATATAGATGCGGTGCTTGAAGTGGAGGTAAGATAA
- a CDS encoding Na+/H+ antiporter subunit E, translating to MKRYLLFSIAFGALWCGVHGIVDLSNFLFGMFLGFFVIVALKSLYNFDEEISFISVLARIPSKIKFGMVLVIEILKANIILAKIVLSPKLNIKPGTIEYPLDVKSDTGITVIANTISLTPGTITLDVSEDRSMLYIHTINVEDPDEMRENIKNKLEKYVVEAFE from the coding sequence ATGAAAAGATACTTATTATTCTCCATAGCATTTGGCGCTCTCTGGTGCGGTGTTCATGGTATTGTTGACCTGAGCAATTTCTTGTTTGGGATGTTTCTGGGATTTTTTGTAATTGTGGCACTTAAAAGCCTTTATAATTTTGATGAAGAGATTTCATTCATTAGTGTTTTGGCCAGAATACCCAGTAAAATCAAATTTGGCATGGTTCTGGTAATAGAGATACTAAAGGCAAATATAATACTTGCAAAAATCGTATTAAGTCCAAAGCTTAACATAAAACCAGGGACAATCGAATATCCCCTTGACGTAAAAAGTGATACTGGAATTACAGTAATAGCCAATACTATCTCATTGACCCCTGGAACAATCACACTGGATGTATCAGAAGACAGGTCTATGCTGTACATACACACCATAAATGTTGAGGATCCAGATGAAATGAGGGAAAATATAAAGAATAAGCTTGAAAAATATGTGGTGGAGGCTTTCGAATGA